The following are encoded together in the Neomonachus schauinslandi chromosome X, ASM220157v2, whole genome shotgun sequence genome:
- the LOC110576011 gene encoding LOW QUALITY PROTEIN: olfactory receptor 10A4-like (The sequence of the model RefSeq protein was modified relative to this genomic sequence to represent the inferred CDS: inserted 1 base in 1 codon) codes for MTQITEFILLGFGDLHGLQFLLFGVFMVIYVVTVMGNIVILTVVSADHSLHTPMYFFLGHFSFLEIGYTTTIEPMMLRTFSSAHVLISFPGCACQFYFGGALVATECFFLAVMSYDRYIAICNPLHYSSIMDYWGCLQLAGASWEAGFLSPILLMIFIFWLTFCTANEINHFFCDLKPIMKLACTDXQVAEMTSFICTSLFALGPFMLTLASYTYIISTILRIPSTSGKQRAFSTCSSHLTVVSLYYGILGIVYGFPSGPQHEDLLKSLSLLYTVLTPALNPIIYTLRNKDVKVALRKLVQ; via the exons ATGACTCAAATTACAGAATTTATCCTTTTGGGTTTTGGAGATCTCCATggccttcagtttcttctttttggaGTATTTATGGTCATCTATGTGGTGACTGTCATGGGCAACATTGTAATCCTAACTGTGGTGTCAGCTGATCACTCCCTTCATACCCCCATGTATTTCTTTCTTGGCCACTTCTCCTTCCTAGAGATTGGCTACACCACTACCATTGAGCCCATGATGCTAAGGACATTTTCATCAGCTCATGTGCTTATTTCCTTCCCAGGCTGTGCTTGCcagttttattttgggggggctcTGGTGGCCACTGAATGCTTCTTCCTGGCTGTAATGTCTTATGATCGGTATATAGCCATCTGTAACCCATTGCATTACTCCAGCATAATGGACTACTGGGGTTGCTTACAGCTAGCTGGTGCCTCTTGGGAAGCTGGATTTCTGTCACCCATCCTTCTCATGATCTTCATTTTTTGGTTAACATTCTGCACTGCCAATGAGATTAACCACTTTTTCTGTGATTTGAAGCCCATCATGAAACTGGCCTGCACTG ATCAAGTAGCTGAGATGACCTCTTTTATATGTACGTCTTTATTTGCCCTCGGCCCCTTCATGCTAACTCTAGCATCTTATACTTACATCATCTCCACCATTCTGAGGATTCCTTCTACCTCAGGGAAGCAGAGGGCCTTCTCCACCTGTTCCTCCCATCTGACAGTGGTCAGTTTGTATTATGGGATACTGGGCATTGTCTATGGCTTCCCATCAGGGCCTCAACATGAAGACTTATTGAAGTCGCTTTCCCTTCTGTATACAGTGCTTACCCCTGCTCTAAACCCTATTATTTACACCTTAAGGAACAAGGATGTAAAGGTAGCTCTGAGAAAATTGGTACAATGA